From the genome of Nicotiana sylvestris chromosome 1, ASM39365v2, whole genome shotgun sequence:
AAAAAGGATAATATTTGAGCAAAATTCTCTATTTAGACAGAATTAAAACTTGTTCCCCGAATGAAGGGTGAAAACTTTTTAGAAAAGAATTCAAACTATCATATTCTCTTATTAATTAgttgaaaataataaaaagtgAACGAAGCGGTGAAGGTGGGGAAAAAATTCTATTAACTTTTTTCTGTTgtaaaataagagaaaagaaaattaaattCTCGAGAATATAATGGGAGAAAAACCTCATATTTATGGAATAAGAATACCTTATTCCCCATCCCCGTTTGACCTAGAATTTAGATTTAGCTTTAAACaattatattttttagtaaaacaaagtCAATCTTAGTCAATATTAATGTCCGAAAAATGTGTTAACCGATTGTGGGGGAAGATAGTGCGGGTATAATCCATGTAGCAATAAATGACGGCacttcaaaaaatgaagaaggtagcgttaaataacaataaatgacatttaagtaaataaaaCATGTGAGTCACCCAAAAGGATGAGATTCTTTAATATTCTTTCTAACAATGATGAATGGCTGATAAACCTTTGAATATTTAGATTTTTTTTGGATAGTGGAAAACAAGCTAGACAAAAATCTCAAGAAAATCGTATATTTTGTATGTATGTAGTAAAGCAAGATTCTTCGGAGAATGTCAATATGGTGTCTTACAAATGAGTATTCAATGTCCCCTATAACTATGTCTCTTTCTATTTATCAGGGAACATATGCCAAAAAATTCTAATAGTATAGATACAGATAATATCCACTGAAATATTCTCTTTAGAGTCTTATCCTAAAACTAGTCGTTATTAATTTGTTTAAGACAAATGCTTGTCCTCGACTTTGATCTATGTTGACTCCTCGACCCCGTCCTTCATCTTTTGTGAGATCACTTTGACTTTGAACATGCCCTTTGCCGAGGTCATTCTGTGACACGTGGCAGCCCTTGAAGGCTCTCTTAATGTTAATACTCATACAGTTAGTCGCCACAAAAAAAAGCTAACTTTTAGGAAAATACTTcaaattactacattattctttgGAAGGTTTCCTATACTAAACCTAAATATACAAGGAACGAACAACCAcaaaattttattatttataacatcttcttctttattttccttaataaaatatttttgtcccGTGAAGCTTAAAATTGTTAACACACAATATAAAAAGATTGAGTCGGTTAAGCCGTGAAAGCTTAACTTTTTAATCTTACAGTTAATTTAGAGAATTACCACAAGTGTAATTTTTTTTACTTGTTCGGTTGTACCAAATCAttttttttaccatttaaaacttaaaatttcagaAAAAAACATATCCCTTAACCAATATTAATTCGGGTGcaatgttattttttttaaaaatcaatacatgcaacaacaacaacaacaacaacaacccagtgtaatctcacaagtgggatatggagagggtaatatgtacgcagaccttacctctacccgagaggcagagaggctgtttccaggagaccctcggctcgaaaaggcaacaagagacactatattagtactatcaatatattcataataaaacaacataaaataccataaaatccataacataacataaataccataaaaacaaagtaacaacaatataagagatataagaaatacgagaaagatgtaaggtattaatacacagaagataaagcccatcatcagtaatTGATCAATGGCATTCTAAGAgtaattcctaactggctagtctcactttATCAATACATGCGAGTAAATATTTTTTTAGCCCTATATATAGAGTTATAGACCCAAAGCAAATAGAATTCCACTACTTTTTCTCTCTCTATCGTCTGCTTTGTTTCTCTCGCTTTAACAATCCTAGGGTTTGCGTTTTTGTTTGCTCTGTTCAATCGAACCATGTCTACTTCAAAAATGATTGTGTTGAAGAGTTCCGACGGCGAAACTTTCGAGGTGGAAGAGGCGGTGGCGTTGGAATCACAGACCATAAAACACATGATCGAAGACGATTGTGCTGATACCAGTATCCCTCTCCCTAATGTTACGAGCAAGATCTTGGCTAAGGTTATTGAGTACTGTAAGCGCCACGTCGATGCTGTTGCTAAGACGGATGATAAAGCATCTGAGGATGATTTAAAAAGCTTTGATGCTGACTTTGTCAAAGTTGATCAGGCTACTCTCTTTGATCTTATCTTGGTATAaacatttttaactttttttttttttttgtaatgatTGTGTTTGCTATAAATCGTTTTTCTTGCTTTTGTTGTCCTGATTTGACTTATTAGTTGTAGTACTTTATTTGCCTGATTTTATGTTTAGGGTTTTTCCGTTGTTATATGTTTATGTGATGCTTTATAATTTCTGCTTCTATTGGTTGTTGTCTTGGGTTATTGCTGTTATTTGATGGGCTAATTATTGGTCCCTATGTCCCAATTTGTTGGAAACATTTCGGATTTTGAGcatcaaaattttcaatttttaccACAAATTTGGGCATAGAATCTTTAGTTTGTTTGAAACTTCACCAAATGTACTAAGTCAtacaataattaataattaaagtATTTAAAAGGCATATGAAAAAATCGTGCTCAAAGAAAATTCATTTTGCTCTCAAAATTCAAAATGCATCAAACAAATTGGAATGGAGTGAGTATGAAATAGCTGTGGAGTAACTTGGTCATTTTGATGTTAAACATTGACTCAACTACATGTGTTGAAACAGAACCTATAATTAATCAAATGTTTTGGCATTGTAAAGCTGTACATAAAGTACAGGGGTAATCATAGGTCTCCCACAAAGTTTAGTTGTGTACTTATTTGTGTATTATCCTTTCTTTTTCTGTACGTCTTATTTCCATTGTTATGCATTCGGGGCATTTTGAACCCCATTCAGTGGCTTATTATGTATCTTGTTATCTAGTGTTAATCTAGTACTGTCATATTTTTTACATCCCAAATTTTTTGACTCTCGTCATTTTTCTTTACCACTTTCATAATTAttaaaaatcaaaattcaaactaTTCAAATCTTAAAGTTTGATGTGTTTTTTACACTGTCAGACTAGCTTTTTAACAATTAGTTTATATATTCTTCCACTTTCACTAACATTTCCTTTTTGATATGTAAGTTAAATTAAATTCTCAAACAATGAGATGGAAGAGCTGCATATGAATTGGTCTGGAGCCCTGATTCGTCTAAGTTGGTCGTTTGAATCCTTTgtttttttcttgtttctttgGGCCGGTGCATGGACCTTCTATATTATCTACCTAGCATTTGTTCTTTGAGTTTGATAACCTTTTGCAGAGGTTTAATAAGCACTGCCTTTGTAAATTTCAGGCTGCTAACTATTTGAACATCAAGAGTCTGCTTGATCTCACTTGTCAGACTGTGGCAGACATGATCAAGGGGAAAACTCCGGAGGAGATCCGCAAGACCTTCAACATCAAGAATGACTTCACACCTGAGGAAGAGGAGGAAGTTAGGAGGGAGAATGCCTGGGCCTTTGAGTGAATCTGATGTCTATTAAGTTTCCATATTTTGGTGATAGATTTGAATATATTAGTAGATGCTATTAAGAATCTCGTATATTAGTAATAGATATGCCGTGCTGTTTGTTTGGTACTTTTTAACTTCGTTGTTCAACCAAGACAGTTGACCTCGTTTTGCTATATATATTTACTTGGTTTATCTTTAGAGTATTAGATAGTTTCAAAATTGAAATGCTGTTGAATCGTGTTAAATCTGTTACATCTTTGTTGATATATTGCTGGTTGTTTgttcttatagcctgtttggccaagcttctaagatcagcttattttgagaaatgtTTTTTTCAAAGGTACTtttcaaaaaagtgtttttggtgagaagcagtttggctaattaatttgaaaagtacttttgagccgtaattagtgtttggccaaatttttgaaaactgtttctaagtgtatttttcttaaaagtgcttttcagaaTTGTTTTGGGGgataagctacttttttctgcttgcTTCTCCCCAaacaccttttttttttcttctaaaagcttggcaAAACACTTCAATTTTTGTCCGAAAAGCACATTTGGCCTAAAAAAAGCATGGCCAAAAGCACTATTAGTGTTATTGTTTTAAGTGGTGCTTTGGCTGGTGGGTTATTATCTCGGAAACAGGAGGCATTTGGTCCTTAAGTGGTAAAATGTGCTTGAGGATGGTTTGGTTTATAAGATTCTTTTGAGCTTGAATTTTGAAGGTGCAATTGTTGTTTGCATTTAAGAGATTGATCTCAAAATCATACTTTAATTTAGTGGGGTTGGATATGACTTATAGAATAGATCCTTGATAAAAAAATAGCTATGAGACGGTTGATTGAGCCTGTTGTTGTTGGGTGCTTGTTTTTATGACATTGTAGTTAATTGTTTACTTGGGAGATATTATCGTGACTGCTTATACTTTATAAGTTGGATGATTTCGAAAAAAATGTAGCATGCTTGATGAATGTTATCATTGGTAGCTGAAGTTAAGGAGGACAGGATTGGTTATACAACTTTTTGATCTTTAAGGTTACCCACAATAAAGTGTTTGATGGCATGATTATTTGGAGTGGCAGACACCCAGCATGTAGTTTAAGGTTCAAAGTGATTGTTCTTTTGCAGGTATAAGATTTAAAAGTGATGCAACTTCTGTTCTTTCTGTGAAAATTATTGAGGAAACAAACTCCTTATGGGAAAATAAGGAAAGTTGGTAAATCTGTGTCTATCAACTGTGTTTTGATTTGACCAGATTAAGATCCAACTTTTTGAATTGAGTAGTTTGAGAAACAACCAGATTGAGAGCcgattatgttttttttttcttttttcttttggggGCAAGAGAGGAAATCTGCAGCCGTTACAATCTCTGCCACAACCTTTGCTCTTCGGGTGAGCGCTTTGCAGTGAGCACTTTGTCCGCACTGGGTAAACCTTCCCCTGTGTATTAGCCTGCAAACCATACAAGGGATGTAGACCGCATGCAAGCCCCGTGCAACACTGAATAAACCTTCCCCTATATAATAGCCTGCAAACCACACAGGGGATGTAAACTGCATTAGGCAAGCCCGTGCGACTGTCAACCCGAAGGGTTTATTATGGTTTCTTTTGTTAAGTTTGGAATCATCTAATATTCTTGGAAGTTGCTAATGATCCCTCCATTCTCTTTTCAATTTTGGCACTCATTTCCACACTATTCTTTTACGTTACATTTGCAATTTGAAATAGAAATTTAATCACAAGATTACATGCACAAAATCACAAACAAACGCATGAAAGGAGCAACTATGATGTTCAGTGTTATTATTCCATTTCACTTTTATCTGGCCAATTTGACTTTTTCTATAGAGCAATCTATGACTACATTGAGGCAATATTCTACACAAATAAAATAAAGATTTGAAACTACATAACCTCTATAACTTGTCAATTAACTTATCAGAAAATGAAAAGGTATATTGAATCTCCCATAAGTCTAAACTTTAGGTGGATACGTGAACACCACCATTACAAGAAAAATCTTGAATACTTAATCAAGTTACAAGATAAGCACTAATCTTGTTTTAAAATAATACTTAGACGCAAAGTGAAACAGAAAAGTAACAAacattttttatttcaatttaatTCAAGACCGATCCATTATCCAGACAAGGTAAGAAATAATTCTACAAAGATATGATATACCTATGTTGTATTAATCTCTTATGAGAATGCCCATAT
Proteins encoded in this window:
- the LOC104231463 gene encoding SKP1-like protein 1A, which produces MSTSKMIVLKSSDGETFEVEEAVALESQTIKHMIEDDCADTSIPLPNVTSKILAKVIEYCKRHVDAVAKTDDKASEDDLKSFDADFVKVDQATLFDLILAANYLNIKSLLDLTCQTVADMIKGKTPEEIRKTFNIKNDFTPEEEEEVRRENAWAFE